From Nitrobacter sp. NHB1, a single genomic window includes:
- a CDS encoding efflux RND transporter periplasmic adaptor subunit: protein MLRLASLWRAWTIPRTVIGLMTALVTIAAAAIVLNVDRGSATRNSALDSEIKQADGKLRLTAAQWGTVTVQPVEQHAFRSEFRTEGKIAIDQNLSTRIFAPYAGRVTKLMVAPGDDVQKGQLLFVIAAADSVDAQKDFVVALTTRNKAASQVRLAQIVERRMSTLAKDKAASQREWQEAQTNLTAAENDSRSAEIALQAARNRLRLVGKTDAEIDAFEKTGALTPDAPVYAPLAGTVLQRKIGPGQYVSAGGGDSDPIFLIGDTSKVWIAAYVRETDVAKVRIGERMTFKVLTEPDRVFETRIDYVAPAIDPDSRRLLVRASVDNVDGLLKPEMFASVTIVTSEGKPTPTVPREAVIYEGSNARVWVASDDRSVELRQIKLGESDGRLIQVLDGLNPGEKIVTRGSLFIDRMTASKQT, encoded by the coding sequence ATGCTTCGTCTGGCGTCACTCTGGCGAGCGTGGACAATTCCACGGACCGTCATCGGCCTGATGACCGCTTTGGTCACGATTGCGGCGGCCGCGATCGTTCTGAACGTCGATCGTGGCAGTGCCACCCGCAATTCAGCGCTGGACAGCGAAATCAAGCAGGCCGACGGAAAGCTGCGTCTGACGGCGGCGCAATGGGGCACCGTGACGGTGCAGCCCGTCGAGCAACATGCATTTCGCTCCGAATTTCGCACCGAAGGCAAGATCGCAATCGATCAGAACCTGTCCACCCGTATCTTCGCGCCGTATGCGGGCCGGGTGACAAAATTGATGGTTGCGCCCGGCGATGACGTTCAGAAAGGACAGCTTCTCTTTGTGATCGCGGCGGCCGACTCCGTCGACGCCCAGAAGGATTTCGTTGTCGCCCTGACGACCCGGAACAAGGCGGCTTCCCAGGTCAGGCTCGCGCAGATCGTCGAGCGAAGGATGTCGACCCTGGCCAAGGACAAGGCCGCGTCGCAGCGAGAATGGCAGGAGGCCCAGACCAATCTCACCGCCGCGGAGAACGATTCCCGCTCGGCGGAGATTGCCCTTCAGGCCGCGCGCAACCGGTTGCGGCTGGTTGGCAAAACCGATGCCGAAATTGATGCGTTCGAGAAAACGGGCGCGCTCACGCCCGATGCACCGGTGTATGCACCGCTGGCCGGGACGGTTCTGCAACGCAAGATCGGCCCAGGACAATATGTCAGCGCCGGCGGAGGCGATAGCGATCCCATTTTCCTGATCGGGGATACGTCGAAGGTCTGGATCGCGGCCTACGTGCGCGAGACCGACGTCGCCAAAGTGCGGATCGGCGAGCGGATGACGTTCAAGGTGCTGACCGAGCCGGACCGTGTGTTCGAGACGCGGATCGACTACGTTGCACCGGCAATCGATCCCGATAGCCGGCGGCTTCTGGTCCGCGCCAGCGTCGACAATGTCGACGGGCTGCTCAAACCCGAGATGTTTGCGAGCGTCACGATCGTCACCAGCGAGGGGAAGCCAACGCCAACAGTGCCTCGCGAGGCGGTGATCTATGAAGGCAGCAACGCGCGGGTCTGGGTCGCCAGTGACGACCGTTCGGTCGAATTGCGTCAGATCAAGCTCGGAGAATCGGACGGTCGATTGATCCAGGTGCTGGATGGGCTCAATCCGGGCGAGAAGATCGTCACCCGCGGCAGCCTGTTCATCGACCGGATGACGGCTTCCAAACAAACCTGA
- a CDS encoding response regulator transcription factor: MRVLIVEDSEELADLLAKGLQAAGYEIDVLANVSDAYSALGTTRYAALILDLGLPDGDGLSILRELRHRKDPIPILVLTARGGVEDRVNGLRSGADDYLVKPFAFDELVARLEALLRRPGQLLGSSLRLSNVTFDTEGRQAFVDMKPQNLSAREIAVLELLMRRKGSVVSKKLLEDQIFGLTGDFASNAVEVYVHRLRKQLLDIGAKVKITTVRGVGYVMMESD; this comes from the coding sequence ATGAGAGTCCTGATTGTGGAGGACAGCGAAGAACTGGCTGACCTTCTGGCGAAGGGATTGCAGGCGGCCGGCTACGAGATCGATGTTCTGGCCAATGTGTCGGACGCATACAGCGCGCTTGGAACGACTCGCTATGCCGCGTTGATTCTGGATCTGGGTTTGCCCGATGGCGACGGGCTTTCGATCCTGCGCGAGCTGCGGCATCGCAAGGACCCCATCCCGATCCTGGTGCTCACTGCGCGCGGCGGCGTGGAGGATCGGGTTAACGGCCTCCGGAGCGGGGCAGACGACTATCTGGTCAAGCCGTTCGCTTTTGACGAGCTGGTGGCGCGGCTCGAGGCGCTCCTCAGGCGCCCGGGACAGTTGCTCGGCAGTTCATTGCGGCTTTCGAACGTAACGTTCGACACCGAAGGCCGACAGGCATTTGTCGACATGAAGCCTCAAAACCTCTCCGCTCGGGAAATCGCGGTACTCGAACTGCTGATGCGCCGGAAGGGTAGCGTCGTCTCCAAAAAGCTTCTCGAAGACCAGATCTTCGGTCTCACCGGAGATTTCGCTTCCAATGCCGTCGAGGTCTATGTGCATCGTCTGCGCAAGCAGCTTCTGGATATCGGTGCAAAGGTAAAGATCACCACCGTTCGGGGAGTTGGCTATGTGATGATGGAGAGCGACTAG
- a CDS encoding sensor histidine kinase, whose product MALRKSILSRIVALHVVAVIVAAVLLRFVLHWSLASDVAKLQLGTMAAQTEIFARHLEPSSTGGWSLRLPAGVRDQYSETYGRYAYAIIDDAGTVIFSSRANKQPLFAIDPDATGIVPHRARTPGGAKTIAGASTRENIDGHAVWIQVAEELSHRDVIVDDVLARFLHQVVWIIVPILLLLLGADIIIFRLAIGPLHRASDRARHISPRRLDVRLPTDDMPPEILPLVEAVNQALDRLEQGFRSQREFAADAAHELRTPLAILRTRIETLPHSEASRALGRDVENMSRVVGQLLDATELETAVVDPEAVADLHEVCVEVAEFIAPLALKRGKSIELTCADEPVLVKGNAEMIRRATRNVVENALHHTPEGTAIEIIVDPDGSVSVIDNGDGVPLADREAIFQRFWRRSSRATGGAGLGLSIVKKIVEAHFGSITVEDGPGRGARFIMRFPLVGGASGQTIMPAEI is encoded by the coding sequence GTGGCGCTGCGAAAATCCATCCTGTCCCGCATCGTCGCTCTTCATGTCGTCGCGGTGATTGTTGCGGCGGTTTTGCTGCGGTTCGTGCTGCACTGGTCGCTGGCATCGGATGTCGCAAAACTTCAGCTCGGCACGATGGCGGCTCAGACCGAGATCTTTGCCCGCCACCTGGAGCCGTCATCGACAGGGGGATGGTCTCTGCGCCTTCCGGCCGGCGTGCGCGATCAGTATTCTGAGACGTACGGTCGATACGCTTATGCGATCATCGACGACGCGGGCACGGTGATTTTCTCATCGCGCGCGAACAAGCAACCGCTCTTTGCCATCGATCCGGACGCGACCGGAATTGTCCCGCACAGAGCGCGAACCCCCGGCGGAGCAAAGACGATCGCCGGAGCCAGCACTCGCGAGAATATTGACGGCCATGCTGTCTGGATACAGGTCGCGGAGGAATTGTCGCATCGGGACGTGATCGTCGACGATGTTCTCGCGAGATTCCTGCACCAGGTCGTCTGGATCATTGTTCCCATTCTGCTTCTCCTGCTCGGCGCCGATATCATCATTTTCCGCCTGGCGATCGGGCCGCTACACAGGGCCTCCGATCGCGCGAGGCATATCAGCCCGAGGCGCCTTGACGTCCGCTTGCCAACCGACGACATGCCTCCCGAGATCCTGCCTCTCGTGGAAGCCGTCAATCAGGCCCTCGATCGACTGGAGCAGGGTTTCCGCAGCCAGCGTGAGTTTGCCGCCGATGCGGCGCATGAATTGCGGACGCCACTTGCCATTCTCCGCACGCGAATCGAGACTCTCCCCCATAGCGAGGCGAGCCGTGCCTTGGGGCGCGACGTCGAGAATATGAGCAGGGTTGTCGGTCAGTTGCTCGATGCGACGGAGCTTGAGACAGCGGTTGTCGATCCGGAAGCCGTTGCGGATCTTCACGAGGTTTGCGTTGAGGTCGCCGAGTTCATCGCGCCGCTGGCATTGAAGCGAGGAAAGAGCATCGAATTGACGTGCGCCGACGAGCCCGTTCTCGTCAAGGGAAACGCGGAGATGATCCGGCGCGCGACGCGAAATGTCGTCGAAAACGCTCTTCATCACACCCCCGAGGGTACCGCCATCGAAATCATCGTCGACCCTGACGGATCTGTCAGTGTTATCGACAATGGCGACGGTGTGCCGCTGGCGGATCGTGAAGCGATTTTCCAGCGGTTCTGGCGGCGATCCTCTCGTGCGACCGGAGGCGCAGGATTGGGATTGTCTATCGTCAAGAAGATTGTTGAAGCCCATTTTGGGAGCATCACTGTCGAGGATGGCCCCGGTCGCGGCGCCAGATTCATCATGCGTTTTCCGCTCGTCGGCGGCGCTTCAGGCCAAACGATCATGCCTGCGGAAATATGA
- a CDS encoding ATP-binding protein has protein sequence MLAAFCLAASTMSFFLVAFEMNKFLDAQLQEIAINVAPGERRDADPLLDAEHEDQLVVRIWDRSGNLVHRAGPPVDIPWRSQPGLTDVVAEGQEWRVYRWSHAQHNIQIAQAWSARREIARFAAAGAALPLLLSIPLAWFIIRRSINRTLRGLHRLSSDIGRRSVDAREPLGPAGVPKEIAPLIVAIDELVERYRRELEAQRRFVADAAHELRTPLAALQIQADNLLASDLSDQSREMANELGEGVRRSSYLASQLLEMARTEGATSPEHRMIDLAALITSILADFVSVAEASDIQFEREIVAAASVKGDEAAIRKLVSILLDNAVRYSPRNGLITVRLLLADNRPKIDILDSGPGITDEAMPFIYDRFFRAAPQEIEGTGLGLAIAKTTADRHDLQLRHANRADQIGTIATIIFPQA, from the coding sequence TTGCTGGCGGCATTCTGTCTGGCTGCATCAACAATGTCGTTCTTCCTTGTAGCCTTCGAGATGAACAAGTTTCTCGATGCGCAGCTTCAGGAGATAGCGATCAATGTCGCTCCAGGGGAACGCCGCGACGCCGATCCGCTGTTGGACGCGGAGCACGAGGACCAACTCGTCGTTCGCATCTGGGATCGCTCCGGCAATCTTGTTCATCGTGCAGGCCCGCCGGTCGACATTCCTTGGCGCTCTCAACCGGGGCTTACCGATGTCGTGGCCGAAGGACAGGAATGGCGTGTCTATCGGTGGAGCCACGCGCAGCATAACATACAGATCGCACAAGCCTGGAGCGCGCGCCGGGAAATTGCGAGGTTTGCGGCGGCCGGTGCGGCACTTCCACTGCTTCTGTCAATCCCTCTTGCCTGGTTCATCATACGCCGATCGATCAATCGAACCCTTCGCGGTCTTCACCGCCTGTCAAGCGACATTGGCCGCCGCAGTGTGGACGCGCGCGAACCTCTGGGACCTGCGGGAGTGCCGAAAGAGATAGCTCCTCTGATCGTAGCTATCGACGAATTGGTCGAACGCTATCGTCGGGAATTGGAAGCTCAAAGACGCTTCGTTGCCGATGCCGCACACGAACTTCGGACGCCGCTTGCGGCGCTGCAGATCCAGGCGGACAATCTGCTCGCATCGGATCTCAGCGATCAATCCCGGGAGATGGCAAACGAACTCGGCGAAGGTGTCAGGAGGTCTTCCTATTTGGCGAGTCAGCTCCTGGAAATGGCGAGGACCGAGGGCGCCACGTCTCCGGAACATCGGATGATCGACCTCGCTGCACTCATCACCTCGATACTGGCAGACTTCGTCTCCGTCGCCGAGGCGAGCGACATTCAGTTCGAACGGGAGATTGTCGCGGCGGCTTCCGTCAAGGGCGACGAGGCCGCAATCCGGAAGCTGGTATCGATCCTTCTCGACAATGCGGTTCGTTACTCCCCGCGGAACGGGCTGATTACGGTCAGACTTTTGCTCGCCGACAATCGACCGAAGATAGACATTCTGGATAGCGGTCCAGGAATTACCGACGAGGCAATGCCTTTCATCTACGACCGCTTTTTCCGTGCTGCGCCGCAGGAAATCGAAGGCACTGGCCTCGGATTGGCAATTGCGAAAACCACCGCGGATCGCCACGACCTGCAGTTGCGTCATGCAAACCGAGCAGATCAGATCGGTACGATCGCGACAATCATATTTCCGCAGGCATGA
- a CDS encoding response regulator transcription factor, whose protein sequence is MRLLLIEDDAMFGKALVRGLKQNGMTIDWVRNGPDGFAALKRAEHAIALLDVGLPEMSGFDVLKAMRGTSKAPPILIITARDRVEDMVTGLDLGADDYIVKPFELRALLARIRAIVRRVNARSNSLVTSKEITLDPSTYVATFRGIESVLSAREFSVLHALMERPGTILSRSQIESRIYGWSEEVQSNAVDVVIHGLRKKYGKDIIRNIRGAGWMVTKAGI, encoded by the coding sequence ATGCGCCTCCTGTTGATCGAAGACGACGCAATGTTCGGCAAGGCGCTCGTACGAGGACTCAAGCAAAACGGCATGACCATCGATTGGGTTCGCAATGGCCCGGACGGCTTTGCCGCATTGAAACGTGCGGAACATGCGATTGCCCTACTCGACGTCGGACTTCCGGAGATGTCGGGTTTCGATGTCCTCAAGGCTATGCGCGGAACCAGCAAGGCCCCGCCCATTCTCATCATCACGGCCCGCGACCGGGTCGAAGACATGGTGACCGGCCTTGATCTCGGAGCTGACGACTACATCGTCAAGCCATTTGAACTTCGGGCTCTCCTCGCTCGCATTCGGGCCATCGTACGGCGGGTCAACGCTCGATCCAATTCCCTAGTGACGAGCAAGGAAATTACCCTGGACCCTTCCACCTACGTCGCGACTTTCCGCGGCATCGAATCTGTTCTTTCCGCACGCGAATTCTCGGTCCTGCACGCGCTAATGGAGCGCCCGGGAACGATCCTCTCGCGGTCCCAGATCGAGAGCCGTATCTACGGCTGGAGCGAGGAGGTCCAGAGCAATGCCGTCGACGTTGTCATTCATGGGCTGCGCAAGAAATACGGCAAGGATATCATTCGAAACATACGGGGCGCAGGCTGGATGGTCACCAAGGCCGGCATATGA
- a CDS encoding TonB-dependent receptor, which yields MTNIGSGVERHGWRCFLLSTSAAVVLGTGLLLDSTPALAQQEQSSANPLPPIHVSPPQQRTRRARSTPNTSRAARPRGRTVVAAPSEKKFPSVSSQDARTGQTGYVTQSTSSATRTNTALINVPQSVTVLTKDFIKDQSFTSIGEATRYVPGVIYHQGESHRDDLVIRGQRSNADFYTNGIRDDVQYFRDFYNLQRLEVLKGPNAMVFGRGGGGGVINRVLKEADGTTIREVTVGGNSYPGARVTTDIGQAVNENWAARFNAMYENTQSYRDFVNLERWAVNPTVTFAPNDTTTVKLSYEHLHDRRTVDRGIPSQIRPGGALPLLPYSTSASTFFGNPNLNYALADVDIGTAVIEHDFENGFTVRNATQAARYDKFYQNIYPGGAVNVAGTSSNLSAYNNETDRANLFNQTDLTYKFDAGITRHTVVFGGEVGRQSGLNFRHTGYFNGVSKTLAVDPRNPVSYVPVTFVNDAGDSNNTYNLNLGAVYVQDQVEITRYLQLIGGVRFDHFDLQSRDRRTNVVLGRVDDLVSPRAGVIFKPIDNLSIYGSYSVSYLPSAGDQFSSLNPGLVIAEPEKFVNKEVGVKYDILPRLQFAAALYDLDRTNQRLADPNNSGFYLLSGATRTRGFETSLAGYVTDSWQITAGYAYTDARIASNTSPTVVAGNRVALVPYNTISVWNKYQFNPMWAAAVGVIHYSNFFASSDDTVRIPEFTRVDGAVFLTLNETWRAQLNIENLFDRKYYATADGNNNITPGSPRVFRLSATAKF from the coding sequence ATGACGAACATCGGGTCAGGGGTTGAGCGTCACGGTTGGCGCTGCTTTTTGTTGTCGACCAGTGCAGCGGTGGTGCTTGGCACCGGATTGTTGCTCGATTCTACCCCGGCGCTGGCGCAACAGGAACAGTCATCTGCAAATCCGTTGCCGCCGATTCACGTATCGCCGCCACAACAGAGAACCCGTCGAGCCCGATCGACGCCCAACACATCGAGAGCGGCGCGACCGAGAGGGCGGACCGTCGTTGCCGCGCCTTCGGAGAAGAAGTTTCCGAGCGTGAGCAGCCAGGACGCGAGGACCGGACAGACAGGTTACGTCACGCAGAGCACGAGCAGCGCAACGCGAACGAACACCGCTTTGATCAACGTCCCTCAGTCGGTGACCGTGCTTACGAAGGACTTCATCAAGGACCAGTCTTTCACTTCGATCGGCGAAGCGACCCGGTATGTGCCCGGCGTCATCTATCATCAGGGCGAGTCTCATCGAGACGACCTGGTGATCCGCGGGCAGCGAAGCAATGCGGACTTCTACACGAACGGAATCCGGGACGACGTGCAGTATTTCCGTGATTTCTACAATTTGCAGAGGCTCGAAGTCTTGAAGGGCCCCAACGCCATGGTCTTCGGACGTGGCGGCGGCGGCGGCGTTATCAATCGTGTGCTGAAGGAGGCCGATGGCACGACCATTCGCGAGGTGACAGTCGGCGGCAATTCCTATCCCGGCGCGCGCGTGACGACCGATATCGGGCAGGCTGTCAACGAGAACTGGGCGGCGCGCTTCAATGCCATGTATGAAAATACGCAGAGCTACCGAGATTTTGTGAATCTCGAGCGCTGGGCCGTCAATCCAACCGTCACGTTTGCGCCAAACGATACCACGACGGTCAAGCTGAGCTACGAGCACCTGCACGACCGCCGCACCGTCGATCGCGGAATACCTTCGCAGATCCGCCCGGGCGGAGCGCTACCGCTACTCCCATACAGCACGTCGGCATCGACCTTCTTCGGCAATCCCAATTTGAACTATGCGCTCGCTGACGTGGACATCGGCACCGCCGTTATCGAGCATGATTTCGAAAACGGATTCACCGTCCGCAATGCTACCCAGGCGGCGCGCTACGACAAATTCTACCAGAACATTTATCCTGGCGGTGCGGTCAATGTTGCTGGCACATCCAGCAATCTATCTGCCTATAATAACGAAACGGATCGTGCCAACCTCTTCAATCAAACGGACCTGACATACAAGTTTGACGCCGGGATCACGCGCCATACTGTTGTATTTGGAGGCGAGGTCGGTCGTCAAAGCGGCCTGAATTTCCGTCATACTGGTTACTTCAACGGCGTGTCGAAAACCCTCGCCGTTGATCCGAGAAATCCGGTCTCCTATGTCCCGGTGACGTTCGTAAACGATGCAGGCGACTCGAACAACACCTATAATCTTAACCTTGGGGCGGTCTATGTGCAGGACCAAGTCGAGATAACCCGCTATCTGCAATTGATCGGCGGTGTGCGGTTCGACCATTTCGATCTTCAGTCGCGAGACAGGCGCACCAACGTTGTACTGGGTCGTGTCGACGATTTGGTGTCACCTCGCGCCGGGGTCATCTTCAAGCCAATCGATAATCTTTCGATCTACGGCAGCTATAGCGTGTCGTATCTGCCGAGCGCGGGCGATCAATTCAGCTCGCTCAATCCCGGGCTGGTGATCGCAGAGCCGGAGAAGTTTGTGAACAAGGAAGTCGGGGTCAAATACGACATCTTGCCTCGGCTTCAGTTTGCCGCGGCATTGTATGACCTCGATCGGACCAACCAGCGTCTTGCGGATCCGAACAATTCTGGCTTCTACCTCCTCAGCGGAGCGACCAGAACGCGCGGTTTCGAGACGTCACTTGCTGGTTATGTCACAGATTCCTGGCAGATTACCGCAGGGTATGCCTATACGGATGCACGGATCGCGAGCAATACGTCGCCGACGGTCGTGGCGGGCAACAGGGTGGCGCTCGTGCCGTACAATACGATCTCCGTTTGGAACAAATACCAGTTCAATCCAATGTGGGCAGCGGCCGTCGGGGTGATTCACTATTCGAATTTCTTTGCGTCGTCCGACGATACCGTCCGCATTCCGGAGTTTACGCGCGTGGATGGTGCGGTCTTCCTGACCTTGAATGAAACGTGGCGTGCTCAGTTGAACATCGAAAATCTGTTTGACCGGAAGTACTACGCAACGGCTGATGGAAATAATAACATCACGCCAGGGTCACCGCGGGTATTCCGATTGTCGGCTACCGCCAAGTTCTGA
- the narH gene encoding nitrate reductase subunit beta: MDIRSQVSMVFHLDKCIGCHTCSIACKNIWTDRKGTEYMYWNNVETKPGTGYPTRWEDQTKYRGGWVVDGTRQKSLRLRLQGKWGTLTNIFYNPYLPTLDDYFEPWTYDYQNLINAPLADEQPTARAISMVTGKYMDTIEAGPNWDDDLGGSQVYANNDPNYDGASDEEMRQINEINSTVFFYLPRICNHCLNPGCVAACPQGAIYKRGEDGVVLVSQERCRAWRMCISGCPYKKTYFNWSTGKAEKCILCYPRLESGQPPACFHSCVGRIRYIGLVLYDADAIEETAKAQQDQLVMAQRNIIMDPFDPKIIAAARANGIPDAKIDAAQKSPVFQFVKKWGIALPLHPEFRTLPMLFYVPPLGPVLAKVENGVYDNIASEARLGPLMSSLERSRVSLRYMASLLSGGNEDIIRGVYKKLVAVRVYMRSKKVKDIPEEEVQRALAEGKTTAAEVEAIWRLTSMPTFEERFVVPPMEREESVDALFPQLDPVSRNYPVRRGEVGVGFHTDPARGP, translated from the coding sequence ATGGATATCCGATCTCAAGTTTCGATGGTCTTTCACCTGGATAAGTGCATCGGTTGCCACACCTGCAGCATCGCGTGCAAGAACATCTGGACCGATCGCAAGGGCACCGAGTACATGTACTGGAACAACGTGGAGACCAAGCCGGGTACGGGATACCCGACACGTTGGGAAGACCAGACCAAGTATCGCGGCGGCTGGGTGGTCGACGGAACCAGGCAGAAGAGCCTGCGGCTGCGGCTGCAGGGCAAGTGGGGAACGCTCACCAACATCTTCTACAACCCCTATCTGCCGACGCTCGACGACTATTTCGAGCCCTGGACCTACGACTATCAGAACCTGATCAACGCGCCTTTGGCCGACGAGCAGCCCACCGCGCGCGCCATCTCGATGGTGACCGGCAAGTACATGGACACGATCGAGGCGGGACCGAACTGGGACGACGACCTCGGCGGCTCGCAGGTCTACGCCAACAACGATCCGAACTACGATGGCGCCTCCGACGAGGAAATGCGCCAGATCAACGAGATCAACAGCACGGTGTTTTTCTATCTGCCGCGCATCTGCAACCATTGTCTCAACCCGGGCTGCGTGGCGGCGTGCCCGCAAGGGGCGATCTACAAGCGCGGCGAGGATGGCGTGGTGCTGGTCAGCCAGGAGCGCTGCCGCGCCTGGCGCATGTGCATCTCCGGCTGCCCGTACAAGAAGACCTACTTCAACTGGTCGACCGGCAAGGCCGAGAAATGCATCCTGTGCTATCCGCGCCTTGAGAGCGGCCAGCCTCCGGCCTGCTTCCACTCGTGCGTGGGACGCATCCGGTATATCGGCCTCGTGCTTTACGATGCCGATGCGATCGAGGAAACCGCCAAGGCCCAGCAAGACCAGTTGGTGATGGCGCAGCGTAACATCATCATGGATCCGTTTGACCCGAAGATCATCGCGGCCGCCAGGGCCAACGGCATCCCCGATGCGAAGATCGACGCGGCGCAGAAGTCGCCGGTCTTCCAGTTCGTCAAGAAGTGGGGCATTGCGCTGCCGCTGCATCCGGAGTTCCGCACGCTGCCGATGCTGTTCTACGTGCCGCCGCTGGGGCCGGTGCTCGCCAAGGTGGAAAACGGCGTCTACGACAACATCGCCTCGGAAGCGAGATTGGGACCGTTGATGAGTTCGCTCGAAAGGTCGCGTGTATCGCTGCGCTATATGGCGAGCTTGTTGTCGGGCGGTAATGAGGACATCATCCGCGGCGTCTACAAGAAACTGGTCGCGGTGCGCGTCTATATGCGCTCGAAGAAGGTCAAGGATATCCCGGAGGAAGAGGTGCAGCGGGCTCTGGCCGAAGGCAAGACCACCGCGGCCGAGGTCGAGGCGATCTGGCGGCTTACCTCCATGCCCACCTTCGAGGAACGCTTCGTGGTTCCGCCGATGGAGCGTGAGGAATCGGTTGATGCGCTGTTCCCGCAGCTTGATCCGGTGTCGCGCAACTACCCGGTTCGCAGAGGTGAGGTCGGCGTCGGCTTCCATACCGACCCGGCGAGAGGGCCATAG